The Homalodisca vitripennis isolate AUS2020 chromosome 7, UT_GWSS_2.1, whole genome shotgun sequence DNA segment ACACAGGGCACACACAGCAGCAGACAGTCTGCAGCATGTACACAGGGCACACACAGCAGCACACAGTCTGCAGCATGTACACAGGGCACACACAGCAGCAGACAGTCTGCAGTATGTACACAGGGCACACACAGCAGCAGACAGTCTGCAGTATGTACACAGGGCACACACAGCAGCAGACAGTCTGCAGTATGTACACAGGGCACACACAGCAGCAGACAGTCTGCAGTATGTACACAGGGCACACACAGCAGCAGACAGTCTGCAGTATGTACACAGGGCACACACAGCAGCAGACAGTCTGCAGTATGTACACAGGGCACACACAGCAGCAGACAGTCTGCAGTATGTACACAGGGCACACACAGCAGCAGACAGTCTGCAGTATGTACACAGGGCACACACAGCAGCAGACAGTCTGCAGCATGTACACAGGGCACACACAGCAGCAGACAGTCTGCAGCATGTACACAGGGCACACACAGCAGCAGACAGTCTGCAGTATGTACACAGGGCACATACAGCAGCAGACTAGCAGACAGTCTGCAGCATGTACACAGGGCACACACAGCAGCACACAGTCTGCAGTATGTACACAATTTACTCACAGCTGTGCAGGCCATCAGGAGTTTAGCAGTAGCACATCAATGtccacaaatgtcgagatattggggagCAAAGGTAGATCAATAAGTCTCTACTGGATAGGATGACTTTTGAAGTTGTTGAGGCCCTAAGTGttagggctgttgctagcctaagGGCACAAAGGCATGCCACATCCTCTCTCTGCTTGCTTTAACTAGAgaagctggcctccccttcttccaaggataTATGATTAGAGAGTAATGTCCAATATTATTTCTAATGGATCtcgaagattttattttaattactattctaTAAAATTGATTGTGTGTGTTGTATTGCTTAGCATAACCAAATTTTGGCCAAAACATATGAAGAATGtgtagtttgttttatataaatgttcttaTATTTACTCACTGGAGATTTTTCTCTACCGTGGTTACTCACATTTGAGTAATAAAAGAATAACATGATAATGAAGAGGTTGCTATTATGCAACTCCAGTCAACAATGTCATGCTGACATCATATCATAGAGAATGAAATACAAtgcaaaatttgtgttttatgcATTTAGCCGGTGTAGCGATGTACCCATCGCTTACTGAACCTAGTAGTATTTGAAAATCTCGTAAGCCAACTACATTATGATATGGAGAAATCCGACACATAATGTCAGGTCATATTAACCAGATATCTACTATCCAATATATCAGACCTGGAGTCAATGCAATATAAAacctcaatataaaataattaaaattaacatattttattcatacatttggGGGGGGGCACCATCTTTGTTGGTTTCTTGAAGttttagaaactaatattttcaaaaattaacatattttattcatacatttgggggggggggcacCATCTTTGTTGGTTTCTTGAAGttttagaaactaatattttcaaaaattaacatattttattcatacatttggGGGGGGCACCATCTTTGTTGGTTTCTTGAAGttttagaaactaatattttcaaaaattaacatattttattcatacatttggGGGGGGGGCACCATCTTTGTTGGTTTCTTGAAGttttagaaactaatattttcaaaaattaacatattttattcatacatttggGGGGGGGGCACCATCTTTGTTGGTTTCTTGAAGttttagaaactaatattttcaaaacaaaagaaaaaggaTTACAACACAATAATCAAACTTAGGATagttgaaatatgtttaattggAAGTGGATCTCTTGGTTTTTTagcatcaatattttatatacacgAGATGTGTTttgaaagtaagtaccgtttacaaaaaaaattgtttttcaacacaattttatttctacataaacgCTCAACCttaaacaatttttcaacatagtttccACTGATGTTCAAACACTTGTTGAAGCGGGTGATCAATTTGTATTATGCccccttttataataatatttgtattattatacacCCTCTTcgtaggttttattttttttccttcctgagggaaaaggacagttcgcttagtcctaaaaggacctttgcgcctcccttactttaattttgtgccctcaaagactga contains these protein-coding regions:
- the LOC124366909 gene encoding keratin-associated protein 5-1-like; its protein translation is MEEIQSFILEAIVEEQETRGSDLHLSDNKRSGGGYSESGITARDCVLLCVPCVHAADCLLVCCCMCPVYILQTVCCCVCPVYMLQTVCCCVCPVYMLQTVCCCVCPVYILQTVCCCVCPVYILQTVCCCVCPVYILQTVCCCVCPVYILQTVCCCVCPVYILQTVCCCVCPVYILQTVCCCVCPVYILQTVCCCVCPVYILQTVCCCVCPVYMLQTVCCCVCPVYMLQTVCCCVCPVYILQTVCCCVCPVYMLQTVCCCVCPVYILQTVCCCVCALCTYCRLSAAVCALCTCCRLSAAVCACLLLCVPCVHAADCLLLCVPCVHTADCLLLCVPCVHTADCLL